Proteins from a single region of Cytophagaceae bacterium:
- a CDS encoding histidine kinase produces the protein MQKLLKDQRYEAFLVLGCFVIYVVKRLFQEAHAFDEFIYHLRSLPPVSRDMAGVWKGLTDYSHLMNAVMPIVAGAGLFYSAWSVFHFRFAPKFWARDYSVVTFLLFAASVLFVFSSVWAYSSLKLEYREINNIYTDAQGKMVQKVVGSLVYSNFRKLFLVTDTVALLVLLCLYEALAQGFYFVKARLKEEDNNQVIGYALEAAISVFLVIVAVAGNIPQKDYWSGPVREMTILGLTGVVVYFLQGYFFNRCLPYVYDLNSEKFRKNMLGFLVNAIAGATLVHAFQLLIWSIYNRSYFEIDFYYLFLIFGLVVLASVGVAFLRKALLKEKIFLKTEISNKSAELSSLRSQINPHFLFNALNTLYSVALKENASKTSDGIQKLGDMMRFMLQENHQDRIPLSKEIDYLNNFIEIQRMRIDESKDIKIEVNVQASDREIYLAPMLLNPFVENAFKHGLSFLSPSWIFITLTHDDHNLYFKVHNSLHSKTEEMENAESHGIGLENVKKRLELIYPNRHKLEIQQTALDFFVNLVLEV, from the coding sequence ATGCAAAAATTATTAAAAGATCAGAGATACGAAGCCTTCCTGGTGCTGGGATGTTTTGTGATTTATGTGGTCAAAAGGTTGTTTCAGGAAGCCCATGCCTTTGATGAATTTATATATCACCTTCGCAGCTTACCGCCAGTCAGTCGCGATATGGCCGGAGTTTGGAAAGGACTGACCGATTATTCACATCTCATGAATGCTGTCATGCCCATTGTCGCCGGGGCGGGCTTGTTTTATTCCGCTTGGAGTGTCTTTCACTTCAGATTTGCTCCGAAATTCTGGGCCAGGGATTATTCGGTTGTTACTTTTTTGTTGTTTGCAGCATCTGTTTTGTTCGTTTTTTCTTCGGTTTGGGCTTACAGTTCCTTGAAATTGGAATATCGCGAAATAAACAATATCTACACCGATGCTCAGGGGAAAATGGTTCAAAAAGTAGTCGGTTCGCTGGTTTATTCCAATTTCCGAAAACTCTTTTTGGTAACCGACACGGTGGCATTACTGGTTTTATTGTGTCTCTACGAGGCATTGGCACAAGGATTTTATTTTGTAAAAGCCAGGTTAAAAGAAGAAGACAACAATCAGGTTATAGGGTATGCACTTGAGGCGGCAATAAGTGTTTTTTTGGTGATTGTGGCCGTGGCAGGTAATATTCCCCAAAAAGACTATTGGAGTGGTCCTGTAAGAGAAATGACGATTTTGGGATTAACCGGAGTTGTTGTTTACTTTCTTCAGGGATATTTCTTTAACCGGTGCCTTCCCTATGTTTATGATTTGAATTCAGAAAAATTCAGGAAAAATATGCTGGGTTTTCTAGTCAATGCTATCGCCGGAGCCACATTGGTTCATGCATTTCAGTTGCTGATTTGGTCCATTTACAATCGTTCTTATTTTGAAATAGACTTCTATTATTTGTTTTTGATATTCGGCCTGGTGGTTTTGGCTTCGGTGGGTGTTGCATTTTTGAGAAAGGCACTATTAAAAGAAAAAATCTTTCTAAAGACTGAAATCAGTAATAAATCGGCAGAGCTTTCCAGTCTTCGCTCGCAGATAAACCCACATTTCCTGTTTAACGCCCTCAATACGCTTTACTCGGTGGCACTGAAGGAAAATGCATCAAAAACCTCAGACGGAATACAAAAATTGGGAGATATGATGCGGTTTATGCTTCAGGAAAACCATCAGGATCGCATTCCGCTGTCCAAAGAAATCGATTATCTCAATAATTTTATAGAGATTCAAAGGATGCGGATTGATGAGAGCAAGGATATAAAAATTGAGGTAAATGTCCAGGCCTCTGACAGGGAGATATATTTGGCACCAATGCTCCTCAATCCTTTCGTAGAAAATGCATTCAAACATGGCCTTAGTTTTTTGTCGCCCTCATGGATATTTATAACTCTTACTCATGATGACCACAATCTCTATTTTAAAGTGCATAATAGCCTGCATTCAAAGACAGAAGAAATGGAAAACGCTGAAAGCCATGGGATAGGTTTGGAGAATGTAAAAAAACGACTGGAATTGATTTATCCCAATCGCCATAAGCTGGAAATTCAGCAAACCGCTCTGGATTTTTTTGTGAATTTGGTACTGGAGGTGTGA